Part of the Pieris napi chromosome 6, ilPieNapi1.2, whole genome shotgun sequence genome, TACATGTGGCTAATTATTTTGTGCTGCTGTGTAGCATgaacaataaaagaaaaaaaaaaaaactaaatttacgGGGTACAGGATACAAAAAACCACAATttccttagatttctgtatgtttttcGATATCATGTTTGATCTGTGTAATTTTTCTTAATGTAtttgatcagcctcctgtgcctgacacacgccatcgatgTTTTTCGGTCTACGAAAACCGACTGGATTCCTGACGATTTACCGTATACAAGAGCCTCAAACCATAACTGTTTAGTATTGTCAAgcaaagtaataaaaactataaaaataatcattaatataacaGAATAATAGAATGTCTCTGCTCCGTTCACATATACTTAGTACTAGCAGAATATTTCTAGTCTTTCAATCAATAAACATTAACAGTAAGTACTTTAATCTGAAAGCGTAACAAAATTACGCAGACAACGTAATATAATACGTTGAATCATACGATAAGGAAAATGCGTACAATACACTCAATGATTAAAACTTCAACGCGTTTTTACTTACGAACTAGGTCATATTGCACGACCTATGGGAcatttttattcgaaatattcTTATTCATGTAAACGTGTATTACTTAAAGGTCAAGAACGAAATAATTACACAGATAAAAAAGCTACGAAAGATATGGGATATTGAGTCTCCTTTAAATGGACTCAGTTTTTACGGATCTAATTTATACCCTAGTTAATAACTTATCAAATTTCCCGATCTatggttttttattaaaagggaCTATTCCATAGATATATTGTTTCCTACtactctatataatatatttttcataataataatttatagcagtaacaaatttgatataaaaatccTAGCATAGAATTTAGACAGCTGAAAGACTAAATTCTATTTTCTACGtatactaattaaatatatgttacgatttattatttatgtaggtACCTACGCATAACTTTTCATAATAACCATTCAATAggatatatttttgtgaagagactaattgaaaattaatcctttttatatttcaaataaatatgttgATAAAGATGATTTTATAGTTCTCAATTAGCTGAATCCTTGAACTTCGAACCATTTCACTCTCAAGTCATCATCATATACTATTCCGTAATGTACATGAGAAAACAAATCTCCGTAAACGTATTGGTAGTAGTAATGAggtgtattaatattataatattcggGACGTACAtccaaaaattttaattaatcgaaTGGTCTGGGAATAATGTATGTTATGTAACGAGTATGCTCGACTGTATATCATGAGATTACTTCGAAACCCGTCGACTTTCATTTAccaatatgaaaattaattacaagcAATAAATTCCATTTAAGTCGTGTTATTTACCTTTATTTTGGGTACAATTAAGGGATTTTTATTGTACATTGTACACCTTTTTAACTTTACACAACTAAAAACCAATTCAAACAACATAGATCTATTTCTGACGTAGTTTTTGTTTCCTACTATCTCCTCTATCTAACTATCGTGCATGAGCTAGACTTTTTAATAACTGTGTGCCGACCAATACGAGAAATATTTTCGTCACGAATGGAACACGTcctgtgttttatttaaatgaaaatacacTTTCTGTGGAAAGTTATTTTACAGAGAACGAGATTATCACAATTGCCTATTTGAAAATGATAAAACCTAAACTACCGTGCTTTATATGAAACAGGAAACAATTAGAACTTTCGAAGACAGTTTGATgttaaaatttcatattaagaAGTATAGATATATGCTGAACTGCtgatatttgtatgtttatttaaagtcatactagtgttgcccaaaatcggtcttggtcttgcagtcttggtcttgttcttgcgtttttgcaagaccaagaccaataccaagaccgccttattatagcaagaccaataccaagactgaaccctgcaagacttgagcaagacaatacttaagcctgcaagactcttgcgtcttgcagttaagacaaactgagatttgggcgttattaagtaggtatttggtttcaatcccgattttgagaaacgttccccagtatcaaaaccgtaggtatcacaaatcataacactaaactaagggctgcagttgtatttgtaattggcaacgtgccgctcgtctgaaagcaccctgaaacgtattgtattgattaggtaggtaagtacttattatatttcaacaatttattaagtaggtagcgtgttaatactcacaaatctgttccctaataactttctagcaaagttcataccttgtaggtatctacctataataatatgttatgcttgtttatgtctaatgtgcagatctaacgttagtactcgtaggttggtgtgtgcttaaaattatagttaacaaaattatataaacatcatgtaggtgtgaaacttatgtttcaaagtttatattattcttctatttagcaaaatttaaaactaacagcgagtcgagtaggtctagtaacagtttctacggcagccaatattatggtacagacgccagcacatcaagctactacaatctatcaaatttcttcaacagattttcaagtttatcgctaaagaattaaggttcaaagttgattggggaaatgtgacgttctgcgaataaactgttggtcggtcggtgtattaaatacctacttatttgataatttaccgaCAAAGACGCCGCGGTTTGCAACAAGTGTAACACAGCATTTGACACTGAGCGCCGCATTCGCCGACAGGTTCGCCGCCGGACAGAGGCacacaaatttttacctattttggtagggttggtataggagtataaaattaaatgaccttgaagatgtcccagcagtaggtaggtataaattgaatgctctgagttttttttatttaaatacattctcacactggcttgaattcgaacactacagcgttaaaagctgtcgggcgagatgataattaataactaagtaggtattgcatctattgaattgcgaatattttgatttcgaaataatcattgttaatatcggtaaatgatagatagtgagtgatacctaggtactaaaatgtgagcagcaagattgaaaagtgtatatgccatgtcagtgctttcaataagtttattttaaaaaagctctctagtaagatttagagtttaccattcaattacacacaacatattattgaaaaacaaaaattatgaaaaagatatttagactgagtacttagggtcgattcgaccaaacaagagtaaatcttaatcttagaataaatcgtcagttaatcgagagtaaataaattttacgttttaccaactacaaattctaagaatagtgggcttattcgggaattgcaactataccgccgtttcgcacggaataacagctattcctagaataatttaatggcgtcagtcagtccaatcagctgatttctgtcatttcacaaatatgtattctgtgttttaatttcaagtcaacgcaacgcactaaattaatagtctggcattgtataatgaaacgtttaaacaatttagtatttatttatttatttttagattttttattttctataatattagaatgaaattcaactaggctcaagagaagttcctttttagacgaaagcctcaaacaaacaagaaataaaaactttttgttgtcgtttgacacctgttaaaagctactttttcacactataatacggcaaaatcgagttgacatgatgtatgctcttacactgtcccgttgtagaataacatttatttgcccagttttattttcgttcaccattttcttgctattcgcgtattgttattcctagcgcaattatactatcgattacgtggacaaacgactatggatttactcgagattaaaatcatggaatagattattcttggtatagttactcgtgtataaattgaagtttggtcgaatcgacccttaggaaattagtagaaaaaatattctatcgtggatacctagttattaaaaagtggataaacgttgtgtttacttaattttatttttctgtgctaaTGCCAACATTGACAACCccaccaaaataggtaaaaatttagtccgcttctagactttgtgttgccgccgtcgctttcatgtcaaaggtcgccgccactgcccatgttctaaagaataaaataagtttccggGTGCTCAGAACGGACGCAAATAGATTATGTTGTCCTCGCAAGGAAGAATGTAGTAGTAAGGAtaggtagattttataaaaattgttgtaagtaataaaaatatacctagtttatattattactagctggcctggcgaacatcgtaccgcctaacagtcgattctttatttgtttaaaatacttattctgctattcgggacaccggtctagctagtaagataaaaaaagaaaattgataagacaacaaatacattatgtcaaaaaataaaaaatttaccttcccggaacccctccactaacacttgaactttatgctatggtattaaagttcaaattcacttttaagtattattgcgaatattttgtatgggaatatagaaaagtgttgtttttagactgattcactcaattttattttaatttttctccgtaagaaccatcttcgtacttcaaggtatattattaaaaaaaatcagacaaatcggtcaaaccgttttcatgttatgtcgtgacaacggaaaacgggtttcatttttatatatatagattacctattatacctttttaaagaACATTGCACTGCAAAATTGGAAGTGGGTGATTTTAACAAACTTGAAACGTGGAAAAGCTCCAAATATGAGCGACGTCATATTGCTTTacgcattttgttttaaaatcatcgAGAATTGCAGTGTcggtttatcaacttctatcgTACCTACTCTAGTAGCGACTATTGTCTTCAGCgatgatttactaaataaataaaaataatcgtcgtgtaggtacgacgattatttttctaaggaatacaattttgttgtagtaggtacctacatcgTTTCTTACTTACACATACTTTAACGACAGTACCTACGTAGAAAAGCGCGCCAGTCACGAGTACGACAAAttgcctaaaaaatgtacctacGCACACTGTAATGAAATCTGCTAATCTCAACACAATGCCTGTAGCCTGCCTGCTATTATTGGTTGATGAACATTGTACATTGGTGAATGCTCCAGGATAGCCCGCAAGCCCCCACAAATagcaataggcaaataggtattTGCAAGTCTTGCGAGACTTGCGAGACTCTTGCTGCAAgatcaagaccaagaccaagactgagagcgcaataccaagaccaagaccaagaccaggtgtattgacgcaagacaataccaagactggcctaagtctcgtcttggtcttgcatttgggcaacactaagTCATACTAATAACCTGAATATTCATctacgttttaattaatagcagaaaaacaataactaactttaaaatataataacgctggcagcgttccccctttgaatagctagactaaatctttgtcccatgtagctgccagctcttcggtctcttgtgatgtcgactaacctttttggtatttccttaaaaagccttatagcgcttggaccccacggaccaagggtctcgacaatAATATGCTgaactacatattatataattaagtattacatCGTATATGTCATGAAATTGTAAAAACGTTAAATAACACTTGAGGAAGGATACACATAAATTCCTACATACGGTATACCTGTTTCGAAAGTTTAACCTTGTACCAACGAAATTGGCCACATGTCATATGTCATGTCGAGCAAGGTAGGTACCCGTTTCATTCCGATCTACTTACGTATGCCTCCGTAACCTTCACCTGCAAGCCGATTAATAAGTGCACGCCCTACAGCCGCCGGCGAAAATTGTCACCATGGCCGACGAAATAATCAAGTATAAAAACTGGTGCAACTCGAACAGAATCATAGTCAATCTTGGACAATCATACCAGTAACAATGGCAGCTAaggtatgaaaatatatttaaataccataaatatattacaacaaAACTATTTCAGTATTGGTTTTAAATGATTAAgtttattatactttaattattaataattacaattatttgaataatttacttaataaattaatacaaaaacagtGTTTGATTCAAATATTTGAAACATATAAAACATTTGCTAGATTATAATCTCATTTGTAATTCATTTCAGTTCTTCGTCGTTCTTGCCCTGGCCGCAGTTGCCTCCGCCGTACCAGTGGTTCCCCTTGCCAAGGTGGCGTACGCTGAAGCAGAGGCTCCAGCCCACTACGAGTACCAATACTCAGTCCACGATGAGCAAAGCGGTGACATCAAACAGCAACAGGAAGCTCGTGAGGGAGACGCTGTCCACGGCTCTTACTCTCTTGTTCAGCCCGATGGTATCCACCGCATTGTGGAGTACACCTCTGACCACCAGAATGGCTTCAACGCCGTCGTCCGTTACGAGGGTACCCCAATCCCAGCCCCAGCACCCGCTAAAGTAGCTTACGCTGCTGCCCCCGTCGCCAAATTGGCCTACGCTGCTGCCCCCGTGGCTCAATACGCTGCTGCACCTGTCGCTCACTACTCCGCTGCACCTGTCGCTCACTACGCTGCTGCCCCCGTGGCTCAATACTCCGCTGCACCTGTCGCTCACTACGCCGCTGCCCCTGTCTCTCACTACGCCGCAGCCCCTGTCGCTCACTACGCCGCACCCGCCAAGGTTGCCTACAGCGCCGCTCCAGCACTCACTCAAGTTACCTTCTCTTCCCCCGCTATCTCTTACCACCACTAAGTACTGatgcaatttatttataaagttgttctgtctattaatattactagttgtaaataaattattaaattgttgatTTTATCGTACAGCATGGTATTACTTACCTACCTACTCATTCTCAGTGTTTGGCAATCACCGGACTGATCTAATCTAGgacaaatacattataaatcaaaattgaaGTTATGCAAACAGATCTTAGTGGAATACAACTATAACAACATACGTAATGACATGACACAACACCCGATAGATATATTATGGTGGCTGATAATATGATTTCATATGCCGACAACATTATCAATGTCCATCCAACGCATAGCTGGAAGGCATATTGGGGGGTTagatcccccccccccccagtCAGGTGGACCGCACCTGAATTATTCATAAAGCCGCATAGTGATTTCATCTCATTGAATCGAGCTGCCGGCGCGCGGCCGTGATTACGACAACGATACCTCCGTTCGGCCAGCACTTGCGGACACAATACGGCTTGTCAACTAAGTGCCTGTACCAGCCGTCAGACCTTTTTCAGAATAGCAATGGAAATTATCTCTATTGAGCGATGCTACAAAAAGAAAACCTATCCTTGATTTTCCACATAGCCAAAACGTGACTAACTCCTGAAGCTACCAAGATTTTATACAGGATAAATAAAGCGGTGAATAGCCGaaacgatttattttaaaaataaaatcagcaTCACATCAACATTTATTCTCGAAGCGCAGGTAAAAATGAAGAGATTGGTTTTTATCTGTGCCGCGCGCCAAATTGAATGTAAAGTTGATTTCCCGACGGGCCTTGCCGCATAATTCCCCACAAATTAAGCCGATACCGATTGACTTGCTGCCGATGTAAATATTTTCGATAAATGCCTTTTCATTATGTCTGCATGAATCGATGTTATTGTATGCAAGCAATATCAGAGTTGTTGTTTGATAAAGCGCTGTTGTTAGTAGCTACCTATATTTGTAGGTAGGTAATTCatatgaataaaatgttaGTTACGCTTTTGATATCTTATTACCTATAGGTATCtagatatatttatgaattaaaaatacttaatgcTTACATATTTCcatttcatttattcaaaattgATTTGGAAGATAAGTTCATAAAACAATTCCGTAATAAAAAGgcatgaaatatatttaagaaaaacatgttatatttatttgatatttacgTTTTTAGCATTTATTTAGATAGCTATAGGTAAGTATATAATTCTCTGCGTATCTTCTGGAAAAAAGTACAGAATATGTTGTACCTGCAACAAGGTATCCAGAAGGCATACTAAAGGTGATAAACGTGGATTCTTGGAAATTACAATAGGCACTGAggaaaaccgatagtcgtaatgGAGTTACTCATATCACAAACCTATGGGAGAGTAGGTGCATAGCATACGAGTAGGTACACACAAGGGAACAAAATAATACgacaaaatctttaattatttaaatgtaataacttATAATCGATATTTACGCTCGTCGGTtgtaattatataagttattcTAATAGTATTAAGTAATTTCGAACCATGTTGTTAGGAAGTAATCGCTTTGGTACTAGACTAAAGCCTTTTCGTTGCGTTATTTCCTTTTAAAAGTGTACCCGGTTTCCTGTCATATTACGTGTGCATTAGGTCCCAAGAAATAAGTAGTGCCTCTAGCGGATTTTGAATAGTCactcaattaaaatatgtaacttAGTTCACGTTTGATAGGGCTCGAGAAGGATCCGTCTGACTACAAACTTCATCAGAACTAGGACATCACAAGTAGATATATTAGGTAGATCATCAGCTCTTTGTTTGCTTTCTAACACATAGGTAGCGattatatatacctactcACCGCCAAATAAGCCACTGCCTTCAATGCAATGGGCATTGGCTAAATTCCATCCATTCTCCATCTATCTAAATTGTCATGAAAtgtaagttttataataaggaaTAACTATTTTTACGATCCATAAAATATGATGGTATTTACAAAGGTCTCTTCTTCCTCGTACTCCTCTAATGGTATTTTAAGCAACTTAAATAGTAGGTATTACCAGTAATATTTAACGCTAAGTATTACTCTTGTGTAGCAAAAATTTCACAATAAAGCATTTGACATGgaaatcatattaaaattgtatgagCCAGACCTATTTATATGGACATACTATAAGAGAACCAATGCTGCCATACATTGTACTCTAATATTTATGTGGTTTTAGCGAATGTAcctattgtaattataatcgtacgttatgtaaatttacgtACGTAAACTTAACATTACATTTCTacgaaacaaaatataaattttagtatagtgTAAGGCTACACTATCATAAGATTACCTCGTGTGAGATATTAAATCCGTATTACACCGTGGCAATCCGCTTATAGCCAAAAATTAATCAAGGACCGGGCTTAGGGGTGCTTTGTACACAAACGAGATCGATACTAGACTTCACGAATTccatttcacaaataaaatctaGTCAACGTCAAATTATTGTCCAAAGATTTTTGCTGTGTGCGTTGTAGTAGTTAGTAGATACATTTAAGtgtcttttaataaattattaaaaaaaaaccattctAACTCGAATTGCAGACTgcaatggaaagaagcatATCTAGGGAAAAAATAAGACTAAAAACAAGTTATAGATACGTATTGCACGATGCCCGAAACACTTGTTTTTCAATAGCAAGACGCTCAGATAAAAGACGGACTTTAAAAACAACTatatggaaaggaccaagaGGAAGAAGAAGAGGGCCCTAGAAAAGGTAGGTAGAAGATAAAGAAACGAAaggagaaagaaagccatggaGGATGTAAATAAATCGTGTTAACGAggtaacaatttaaaaaatactgagaattttgttgaaatagtctttattcttaaataactaattttatcATTCATTTCTTATTAGTCTGTAATTTCGGGCACTCGTAAATATTGATAGATTTGTCCTTTGATACTGAAACAACCTTTTCGCTCGACGAATTAAACTGTACGCCCCACacctagaaataaaataaattttagtcaaaatctgtatttaaaactttaagtCGAATATTATGTCATAAGTTATAACCCGTGGTGTTACATTCGATTCtctggaaatatttttttctcatcAGAAAAGATCGGCGTGTATAAAAACTACCAATTAAACAGAAACTTTTCCTCATCAAGGGTTTTCAAAATAGCAAACAACTCCGTAGGTCTTTTAACCattatatttcatacaaatagtCAGAATGCAAAAAAAGTGATATCACAGAAACTTCATTGGTTTAAATGTTAATGGCATTGTAAGAAATTAAGTACTTCATAGTatgtctatatattatatgtaggtACGTGAAtcttattaaagaaaattgatgTAGACTCACTATATGACTATGATCCTGAAAAGTTTTTAAGATCTTAAGGCCGGAAGTTGACGCAATGACCACCTCCCCATCACCAGTTCCCGCCGCTATGCAAGCGCCGTCAGGTGAAAAGCCTACATGTAAAACCCAGGTCTTGAGCTCTAAACTGCCTTGAAGATCACCACTAGCGCTGGAATTTTACAGTCAATTCACGGTCGACGGTAATTAAAAGCCTATTTATAGTCGGTGGTCGGCAACGAACTTCTGGTTgtatgagtgtccatgggcggtagtatcacataacatcagatgagcatGTTGCAAGTTTACTCACTgttcttaaaaaaaagggtgcgtgtacttatgtacgcgcgtaagaagttatacttctttggcattattaaaaatagtttttgattgcatgcaaataattaattacaattaaataaacaaagactggaaaaggagtcattatagtcaataaagttcagtttacatttgaaaaattaaataaatattattattctcttacattaagtgtaacataaattatattattattcgaatgttgtttttaaattatgtccaatgctgtagcatcttccgtgggcaacttcattctgttaattttgtgtcacggtgcgtgcgcatcgtaaaatttcactcttataaatttttcataaagaagtataacttcaaaaatgcgACGCTTTGTTTAAcacaacttaaaatatttcgaCTTTGCTATCTTTTGTATATCCCATACTTTGTTAGTACCATATATTATGACGCAATGGAATGCTATACATGGTTGCAATATTATTAGCCTGTCTCATTTTTCTTCAAAggtttagtttaattataagaaaaagaGCCAGATGATAGCATAATTTATGAAGTGGTTTTAATTGccttttaaattagttttatcatccctattttaataattaaacctaACTTATATTAGTTTCATGCAAAGTTAGGCACAGaacaatgtattttatttagtaataaatataaactcaCACATTAAATAACTTGACAAATCCATCATTAGATGCAGTGACAACTAGTTTACTGTTTGGTGAAAATTCAATACTTCTAACGTCTTTTGTGTGTGCTTCTACTGTGTGAATTAATTTACCCTGAGTTTCATCaaagatacaaatatttcCATCGACAGTACCGCTAGCAATATACTTGCTATCTTtactctaaaaaaaattaatcaccttaattaaaataacatttgtcTTAATATCTTCATGACATAAGCTGAGAGATTAGTCTTCCAAACATTCTGGCTACTAAATTGAAAAAGTAAATCTATATTAACTTGATTAAAGAGAAAAGCCTCTAGACCTCCTAGCCCTAACTTTTTGTGAGATAAACAAGATCACAACCGCACCCATTAGACTGCTTGCAGATGCAATGTTATAACAAAGAGCTGCATATCCAAGGCTTGCAacttataaaaattgattggtaaataacaaattttgccTACTCAATAGCCAGTACTACAACTACATGCATTATtagttcattatattattcaatattttacctTACCCATGACACACATAAAGCAAATTTTGCTCTGGTATCAAGAACTTTTATGACATTTTTCTTCACCACATCATAGATAATAAGTTTTCCAGTATGAGTACTTGACACTACCTTGGTGCCATCAGGCGAAAATGCCACCTTCCATGTGTCAATTGAACCAGTTTCAATCTCATGAACTTTGTTTCCAGTTGATAACTCCCAAATTATTAGAATTGAGTCTAGAGACGTGGTTGCCAAtgctgaaatataaattttatttttaatgatttatttatttactacatcattaataaaattatcacaaGTAACATGTTTCACAATTATAACCTTTACCACAAGCCtatctgtaaaaaaattcaagCATCCAAAACAATTGGCGCTATTACAAGTAATTGAAGTCAaagtaagtattaataaatacaataaaacttaCTATATCCATCTGGGCTTATGGCAACTGACACAATAGCCATACTATGTCCTTTCAGTACATGCAATAATTCCAGcttattattctttatttccCACACTTTTGAAATGCCATCCAGTCCAGCTGTTACTATATAATCTTTTGCTTTTTCACTAAACGTAGTAAATTATTCATCATTACTTAAACAGCAaccatataaattttaaatcatattttatagatgTTACATACTTAGAGTCACCAGTTGGCATAATTTTCGTCCAAGCACAACAATAAATTGGATCTTCATGTGCATTCTCCTTTTTACAAAGAAgagaatactaaaataaattgtattagtaatattaaaaagttaataactTCAAATAGTCCGGAGTCCGGAAAgcgtattataaatattttaccgcTTTAGCCGCAGCCATACTTTACtcttaaatatttgattatgCCCAATGTTTAAACTTcgtaataattatagtaagtttttaatttgaatcacaaatcaaatttaaaattatgagcACAGATTAGTATGGTTGTGAGTTGTGACTTATGtcttataataatgaattatttgcacctgggggtctagccaagatggcttaacagtagtgtatgtagaaagtcgaaaactaaatttgtatgaaaatgacagctcgtgtcgacagtcggtagcctaggccctaaaggcgtgagtcgggatacaataagcgacgccatgacagtgctacgaaaagacacacattaacgcttacggtattcggtagccaacggccaattaatgtttcggcagtgtagaaaaaacggcgtttctccgccatgttttagcgtgatctcaaaagctgctgtttgcaataattcagtacaacta contains:
- the LOC125050409 gene encoding cuticle protein 7-like, whose translation is MAAKFFVVLALAAVASAVPVVPLAKVAYAEAEAPAHYEYQYSVHDEQSGDIKQQQEAREGDAVHGSYSLVQPDGIHRIVEYTSDHQNGFNAVVRYEGTPIPAPAPAKVAYAAAPVAKLAYAAAPVAQYAAAPVAHYSAAPVAHYAAAPVAQYSAAPVAHYAAAPVSHYAAAPVAHYAAPAKVAYSAAPALTQVTFSSPAISYHH
- the LOC125050631 gene encoding WD repeat-containing protein 61-like isoform X1, with the protein product MAAAKAYSLLCKKENAHEDPIYCCAWTKIMPTGDSNEKAKDYIVTAGLDGISKVWEIKNNKLELLHVLKGHSMAIVSVAISPDGYTLATTSLDSILIIWELSTGNKVHEIETGSIDTWKVAFSPDGTKVVSSTHTGKLIIYDVVKKNVIKVLDTRAKFALCVSWSKDSKYIASGTVDGNICIFDETQGKLIHTVEAHTKDVRSIEFSPNSKLVVTASNDGFVKLFNVASGDLQGSLELKTWVLHVGFSPDGACIAAGTGDGEVVIASTSGLKILKTFQDHSHIVWGVQFNSSSEKVVSVSKDKSINIYECPKLQTNKK
- the LOC125050631 gene encoding WD repeat-containing protein 61-like isoform X2, encoding MAAAKAYSLLCKKENAHEDPIYCCAWTKIMPTGDSNEKAKDYIVTAGLDGISKVWEIKNNKLELLHVLKGHSMAIVSVAISPDGYTLATTSLDSILIIWELSTGNKVHEIETGSIDTWKVAFSPDGTKSKDSKYIASGTVDGNICIFDETQGKLIHTVEAHTKDVRSIEFSPNSKLVVTASNDGFVKLFNVASGDLQGSLELKTWVLHVGFSPDGACIAAGTGDGEVVIASTSGLKILKTFQDHSHIVWGVQFNSSSEKVVSVSKDKSINIYECPKLQTNKK